From one Comamonas piscis genomic stretch:
- a CDS encoding c-type cytochrome: MSDPQHQDPPPESDLDNEPPRRSRWLGVLIVAFALVVGLGMLNIGRLIIRPKPEVTAADRLVEASPQLQKGRDLVTRGGDCMRCHTVELDIVGPGFRNIAKRYAGRDDAVPYLASKIREGSVGEWGRIVMPRHPQVTQEQAELMAAWLMALGPPKDPAASPP; encoded by the coding sequence ATGAGCGATCCGCAGCACCAAGACCCGCCTCCCGAATCTGACCTGGACAACGAACCACCGCGCCGCTCGCGCTGGCTGGGTGTGTTGATCGTGGCCTTTGCACTGGTGGTGGGCCTGGGCATGCTCAATATTGGCCGGCTGATCATCCGGCCCAAGCCAGAGGTCACGGCCGCTGACCGCCTGGTTGAAGCCAGCCCCCAGCTGCAAAAAGGGCGCGATCTGGTCACCCGGGGCGGGGACTGCATGCGTTGCCACACGGTAGAGCTGGATATCGTGGGCCCGGGTTTCAGAAACATCGCCAAGCGCTATGCGGGCCGTGACGACGCCGTGCCTTACCTGGCGAGCAAGATCCGCGAAGGCAGCGTCGGCGAATGGGGCCGTATCGTGATGCCGCGCCACCCGCAGGTCACACAAGAGCAGGCCGAACTGATGGCCGCTTGGCTGATGGCGCTGGGCCCTCCCAAGGACCCTGCCGCCAGCCCGCCTTGA